A genomic stretch from Candidatus Methylomirabilota bacterium includes:
- a CDS encoding FAD-dependent oxidoreductase, producing the protein MTTDPHPSDTLRAQLIGSVLAPSDAGYDDARRVHNGMIDRRPALVARGYGTADVQAAVRFARERGLEIAVRGGGHNVAGNAVTDGGIMIDLSAMRAVHVDSRARRARAQGGATWGDYNRETQLYALASTGGVVSTTGVGGLTLGGGLGWLMGKYGMAVDSLRAVELVTATGEVVRASAEEHPDLFWAVRGGGGNFGVATWLEYELYPVGPMVTGGLVAHP; encoded by the coding sequence ATGACCACCGATCCCCATCCCAGCGATACCCTTCGTGCGCAGCTCATCGGCTCCGTCCTCGCGCCGTCGGACGCGGGCTACGACGACGCCCGTCGCGTGCACAACGGCATGATCGACCGCCGGCCGGCGCTGGTGGCCCGCGGCTACGGCACCGCCGACGTGCAAGCCGCGGTGCGCTTCGCGCGCGAGCGCGGGCTCGAGATCGCGGTGCGGGGTGGTGGCCACAACGTCGCCGGCAACGCGGTCACGGACGGCGGGATCATGATCGATCTGTCCGCCATGCGCGCCGTCCACGTCGACTCCCGCGCGCGCCGCGCGCGGGCGCAGGGCGGCGCGACCTGGGGCGACTACAACCGCGAGACCCAGCTCTACGCGCTCGCCAGCACCGGCGGCGTGGTCTCGACCACCGGCGTCGGCGGTTTGACCCTCGGGGGCGGGCTCGGCTGGCTCATGGGCAAGTACGGCATGGCGGTGGACAGCCTCCGGGCCGTCGAGCTGGTGACCGCCACCGGTGAGGTGGTGCGGGCCAGCGCCGAGGAGCATCCCGACCTCTTCTGGGCGGTGCGCGGCGGCGGCGGCAACTTCGGCGTCGCGACGTGGCTCGAGTACGAGCTGTACCCGGTGGGCCCGATGGTGACCGGTGGCCTCGTGGCGCATCCG
- a CDS encoding LysR family transcriptional regulator, with product MTLRQLEVFLAIVRARSYRQAAEALHASQPALSQHIRELEGELGVRLFDRLTRGVILTEAGRLLEERAKRVFATLTDVRDVLGELQGLKRGSLLVGASTTPGIYVLPAIIGAFRRRHPGIDLQLRIANSRAIEDAIRAHDVDLGVVGGHGLAPGEECLAAGLADELVLIVSPRHRWAGRREVVPAELTDEPLLVREEGSATRRVTERALDQAGIRRRVSMELGHTEAIKQAVMAGLGVAFVSVHAVRGEVADRRLAAVRLRRLRIRRHFHVIHSEARTMSAGARALVTLLSTPRLSR from the coding sequence ATGACTCTTCGACAGCTCGAGGTGTTCCTCGCCATCGTCCGCGCCCGAAGCTACCGTCAGGCCGCGGAAGCGCTTCACGCAAGCCAGCCGGCGCTCTCGCAGCACATCCGAGAGCTGGAGGGAGAGCTCGGCGTCCGCCTCTTCGATCGACTCACCCGAGGCGTGATACTGACCGAGGCCGGCCGGCTATTGGAGGAGCGGGCGAAGCGCGTGTTCGCGACGCTGACCGACGTTCGGGACGTCCTCGGCGAGCTGCAGGGTCTCAAGCGCGGCTCCCTGCTGGTGGGTGCGAGCACGACACCGGGAATCTACGTCCTGCCGGCGATCATCGGGGCGTTTCGACGGCGGCATCCCGGCATCGACTTGCAGCTTCGGATCGCCAACTCCCGGGCCATCGAGGACGCCATCCGCGCCCACGACGTGGATCTGGGAGTGGTTGGCGGGCACGGTCTGGCCCCCGGAGAGGAATGTCTGGCGGCCGGGCTCGCCGACGAGCTCGTCCTGATCGTATCGCCCCGGCACCGCTGGGCCGGACGACGTGAAGTCGTCCCGGCTGAGCTCACCGACGAGCCGCTGCTGGTCCGCGAGGAAGGCTCGGCGACGCGTCGGGTGACCGAGCGAGCCCTGGACCAGGCCGGCATCCGCCGGCGCGTCTCGATGGAACTGGGCCACACCGAGGCCATCAAGCAGGCGGTCATGGCCGGACTGGGTGTGGCCTTCGTCTCGGTGCATGCCGTGCGAGGCGAGGTGGCCGATCGCCGCCTCGCCGCCGTCCGCCTGCGTCGCCTGCGGATCCGACGGCACTTCCACGTCATCCACAGTGAGGCGCGCACGATGTCCGCCGGAGCCCGCGCCCTGGTGACCCTGCTGTCCACGCCGCGGCTGTCTCGCTGA
- a CDS encoding MBL fold metallo-hydrolase has translation MDPQQDIGPYVEAAAQKNMRITHIFETHVQADHASGAQSLARATGAPVLVHESAPVEFLHVDVRDGEQHDLGNVRITVLHTPGHTPDGISLLVTDQTRGPEPWFVLTGDTLFAGGVGRPDLLGQGAETALAEQLYESLTKKLLCLPDHIEVFPAHFSGSACGKGLSGKPGSTIGFERRFNPALQIPSRAEFVRYVLADLPPQPETFAENRRRNLGRV, from the coding sequence GTGGATCCACAGCAGGACATCGGCCCCTACGTCGAGGCTGCCGCGCAGAAGAACATGCGCATCACCCACATCTTCGAGACCCACGTCCAGGCCGACCATGCCTCGGGAGCGCAATCACTGGCCCGGGCGACCGGAGCGCCAGTGCTGGTTCACGAGTCGGCCCCGGTCGAGTTCCTCCATGTCGATGTCCGGGATGGCGAGCAGCACGATCTCGGCAATGTCCGGATCACGGTCCTGCACACGCCGGGACATACGCCGGACGGCATCTCGCTCCTGGTGACCGACCAGACCCGAGGTCCGGAGCCCTGGTTCGTGCTGACCGGAGACACCCTGTTCGCGGGTGGCGTCGGGCGGCCGGATCTCCTCGGGCAGGGAGCGGAGACCGCGCTGGCCGAGCAGCTCTACGAGAGCCTCACCAAGAAACTGCTCTGTCTCCCCGACCACATCGAGGTCTTCCCCGCCCACTTCAGCGGCTCGGCCTGCGGCAAGGGACTGAGCGGCAAGCCGGGCTCGACGATCGGGTTCGAGCGCCGATTCAATCCCGCGCTTCAGATCCCGTCCCGGGCCGAGTTCGTCCGGTACGTCCTGGCCGATCTGCCGCCGCAGCCCGAGACGTTCGCGGAGAACCGCCGTCGCAATCTGGGACGCGTGTGA
- a CDS encoding MFS transporter, protein MTDTRLGLRANLPQFSLLVLLNGFVGAMVGLERTILPLLGEQEFGLSSKTAITSFIVSFGVTKAILNLVAARLSDRLGRKPLLVTGWLLALPVPFLIIHAPTWGWIDLANVLLGANQALAWSMTVIMKIDLVGPRRRGLALGLNEFAGYFAVGLMSWITGYVAAHYALRPQPFYLGIGISIVGLVLSVATIRETRGHVALEAASRGAPTPSGQPSFRQIFFTTSAGNVSLFAACQAGLVNNLNDGMSWGLYPLFFAAHGLDVERIGVVKAVYPAVWGALQIATGMLSDRLGRKGLIAWGMVVQAGGIWLTVLVPDYEAWLAGAILQGVGTAMVYPTLLAAITDHAHPTWRASSLGVYRFWRDLGYAVGALLSGLIADSVGIEAAIHVVAALTLLSGGVVSVAMHRPAPVTVVAR, encoded by the coding sequence GTGACCGATACCCGGCTCGGGCTCCGGGCGAACCTGCCTCAGTTCTCGCTGCTGGTGCTGCTGAATGGATTCGTCGGCGCCATGGTGGGTCTGGAGCGCACCATCCTGCCCCTCCTCGGCGAGCAGGAGTTCGGCCTGAGCTCGAAGACCGCCATCACATCGTTCATCGTCAGCTTCGGCGTGACCAAGGCGATCCTCAACCTCGTGGCCGCCCGCCTGTCGGACCGCCTGGGGCGCAAGCCGCTCCTCGTCACCGGCTGGCTTCTCGCCCTGCCGGTGCCCTTCCTGATCATCCACGCGCCAACCTGGGGCTGGATCGACCTGGCCAATGTGCTGCTGGGCGCCAACCAGGCCCTGGCGTGGTCGATGACGGTGATCATGAAGATCGACCTGGTCGGGCCGCGGCGCCGAGGACTCGCCCTCGGGCTCAACGAGTTCGCCGGCTACTTCGCGGTCGGCCTCATGTCGTGGATCACCGGATACGTGGCCGCTCACTACGCGCTCCGGCCTCAGCCCTTTTACCTGGGGATCGGGATCTCGATCGTCGGGCTCGTGCTTTCGGTGGCGACCATCCGGGAGACGCGAGGGCACGTCGCGCTCGAAGCGGCCTCGCGAGGCGCTCCCACCCCCAGCGGCCAGCCGTCCTTCCGCCAGATCTTCTTCACGACGAGCGCGGGCAACGTGAGCCTCTTCGCGGCTTGCCAGGCCGGCCTCGTCAACAACCTCAACGACGGCATGTCGTGGGGACTCTATCCCCTGTTCTTCGCGGCTCACGGGCTCGATGTCGAGCGGATCGGCGTGGTGAAGGCGGTCTACCCGGCGGTCTGGGGCGCGCTCCAGATCGCGACGGGAATGCTATCGGACCGCCTGGGCCGCAAGGGGCTGATCGCGTGGGGGATGGTGGTCCAGGCCGGTGGAATCTGGCTGACGGTGCTCGTGCCCGACTACGAAGCGTGGCTGGCCGGGGCGATCCTGCAAGGAGTCGGGACCGCGATGGTGTATCCCACGCTTCTCGCGGCGATCACGGATCACGCGCACCCAACCTGGCGGGCCTCGAGCCTCGGGGTCTATCGCTTCTGGCGTGATCTTGGCTACGCAGTTGGGGCACTATTGTCGGGATTGATCGCAGATTCGGTCGGCATCGAGGCGGCGATCCACGTCGTGGCCGCGCTTACCCTGCTCTCGGGAGGCGTGGTTTCAGTCGCCATGCACCGGCCCGCGCCCGTGACCGTGGTCGCCCGTTGA
- a CDS encoding TonB-dependent receptor: protein MIVARWRLVGLTTMVAVLAGASPGLGQDAQPTPPPAVTLPPVVVIGTTPLPALGVPIEKYAGNVQSLGGDDLNGRNTVDLPDTLFRRLGSVNVSGNQGNSWQSDVTYRGFLASPLTGSAIGLSVYLDGMRFNDGFGDTVSWDLIPKLSLAGIDVIPGSNPIFGLNTLGGALALRTKNGRDDPGTSIGASGGSFGRWNVEAEHGGSWGPLDWYLAFNALDEDGWRADSPSQLRQLFTKVGWERAGTAIGLTYSYVDNDLTGNGLVPQSILDQHRNAVYTFPDQTRNRMNLGILQGRHQLTDDLLLTGNAFYRDYQRRTFNGDVEVDCIDDATGEPVFDAGGRLVHLGNCQGPSAGLVDGAGNPVAGTLARAAEGENRTTKTDSQDWGGTVQLSYKGKILGHGNRVTSGVAYDGHQSRFDQREAPADLVPKRLGVGTVQTGDFETAVDVRTRQQNVGVYLTDTFDITEQLAITVAGRYQHVGIAIRDRSGQNPALDGDHDFSRFSPAAGLTFQALESLALFFSYSEGFRAPTPAELTCADPDAPCNLPNAFVADPPLRPVVARTYELGARGKLPLFGNPSALQWSASLFRTDVQDDILFTTTETGGGGFFRNVGGTRRQGAELGVSGAWKRLRYFLSYAFVDATYQSDETLASVTDPSGVAVRSGDRIPGIPLHNLKLGAEVEALKNFWIGADVAAVSGVFLRGDDANQRAKLDGYGILNLQVRYRPIPQVELWARGDNVTNTHYATGGALNFNAFANPIAVQRFVAPGAPIAGWGGVRVSF from the coding sequence ATGATCGTGGCTCGGTGGCGCCTGGTCGGGCTGACCACGATGGTGGCCGTGCTGGCGGGGGCCAGTCCGGGCCTTGGCCAGGACGCTCAGCCCACGCCGCCCCCGGCGGTGACGCTGCCCCCCGTGGTGGTCATCGGCACCACGCCCCTGCCGGCGCTCGGGGTGCCCATCGAGAAGTACGCGGGCAACGTGCAGTCCCTCGGGGGCGACGACCTCAATGGCCGGAACACGGTCGATCTGCCCGACACGCTCTTCCGCCGCCTCGGCTCCGTCAACGTCAGTGGCAACCAGGGCAATTCCTGGCAGAGCGACGTCACGTATCGCGGATTCCTCGCCTCGCCGCTGACCGGCAGTGCCATCGGGCTGTCGGTCTACCTCGATGGCATGCGCTTCAACGACGGATTCGGCGACACGGTGAGCTGGGATCTGATCCCCAAGCTGTCTCTGGCCGGGATCGACGTCATCCCGGGCTCCAATCCGATCTTCGGGCTCAACACGCTGGGCGGCGCCCTCGCCCTGCGCACCAAGAACGGCCGCGACGACCCCGGCACGTCCATCGGGGCCTCCGGCGGATCGTTCGGCCGCTGGAACGTCGAGGCGGAACACGGCGGCTCGTGGGGCCCGCTCGACTGGTATCTGGCCTTCAACGCACTGGACGAGGACGGCTGGCGCGCGGATTCACCCAGCCAGCTGCGTCAGCTCTTCACGAAGGTGGGCTGGGAGCGGGCCGGGACCGCCATCGGCCTGACCTACTCGTACGTCGACAACGATCTGACCGGCAACGGGCTGGTGCCGCAGAGCATCCTGGACCAGCACCGCAATGCGGTCTACACGTTCCCGGACCAGACGCGCAACCGGATGAACCTCGGCATCCTGCAGGGGCGTCACCAGCTGACCGACGATCTGCTGCTCACCGGCAACGCGTTCTATCGCGACTACCAGCGCCGTACCTTCAACGGTGACGTCGAGGTCGACTGCATCGACGACGCCACCGGCGAGCCGGTGTTCGACGCCGGCGGCCGGCTCGTGCACCTGGGCAACTGTCAGGGCCCGTCGGCCGGCCTCGTCGACGGCGCCGGCAATCCGGTCGCCGGCACGCTCGCGCGCGCCGCCGAGGGCGAGAACCGGACGACGAAGACCGACTCGCAGGACTGGGGCGGTACCGTGCAGCTGTCGTACAAGGGGAAGATCCTCGGCCACGGCAATCGGGTGACCTCCGGGGTCGCCTACGACGGTCATCAATCGCGCTTCGACCAGCGCGAGGCCCCTGCCGACCTCGTGCCGAAGCGGCTGGGGGTGGGCACCGTGCAGACCGGCGATTTCGAGACGGCGGTGGACGTGCGCACGCGGCAGCAGAACGTCGGCGTCTACCTCACCGACACCTTCGACATCACCGAGCAGCTGGCCATCACGGTGGCCGGCCGCTACCAGCACGTCGGCATCGCGATCCGCGACCGGAGCGGCCAGAATCCGGCGCTCGACGGCGACCACGACTTCAGCCGTTTCAGCCCGGCCGCGGGATTGACCTTCCAGGCCCTCGAGAGCCTCGCCCTGTTCTTCTCCTACAGCGAGGGGTTCCGCGCGCCCACTCCCGCCGAGCTCACGTGCGCCGATCCCGACGCCCCCTGCAACCTGCCCAACGCCTTCGTGGCCGACCCGCCGCTCCGCCCGGTCGTGGCCCGGACCTACGAGCTGGGGGCGCGGGGCAAGCTGCCCCTGTTCGGCAATCCATCCGCGCTGCAGTGGAGCGCCAGTCTCTTTCGCACGGACGTCCAGGACGACATTCTCTTCACGACCACCGAGACCGGCGGAGGCGGGTTCTTCCGCAACGTGGGCGGCACGCGCCGCCAGGGCGCGGAGCTCGGCGTGTCGGGGGCGTGGAAGCGGCTGCGCTACTTCCTGAGCTACGCGTTCGTCGATGCCACCTACCAGAGCGACGAGACCCTGGCGAGCGTGACCGATCCCAGCGGGGTGGCCGTTCGCTCCGGCGATCGGATTCCCGGCATTCCCCTGCACAACCTGAAGCTCGGCGCGGAGGTCGAGGCCCTGAAGAACTTCTGGATCGGCGCCGACGTGGCCGCGGTGTCCGGCGTCTTCCTGCGAGGCGACGACGCCAACCAGCGCGCCAAGCTCGACGGCTACGGCATCCTGAACCTCCAGGTCCGCTACCGGCCGATTCCGCAGGTGGAGCTCTGGGCGCGCGGCGACAACGTCACCAATACTCACTACGCCACCGGGGGCGCGCTCAACTTCAACGCCTTCGCCAACCCCATCGCGGTGCAGCGGTTCGTGGCCCCGGGCGCGCCCATCGCGGGCTGGGGCGGCGTGCGGGTGAGCTTCTGA
- a CDS encoding pyridoxamine 5'-phosphate oxidase family protein, whose amino-acid sequence MSRIPRALHEHIDTAFPANVCLVATVLPDGFAQVTPRGSTMVYDDEHLALWERGQGSTSASLADGARVTVFFRKPQLRESGLLPRGGIARFYGTAEIHRTGPVYEEVWRRLVQAEKDRDPDRKGFAVLIFVQRAEDLGGSPLPLD is encoded by the coding sequence ATGAGCCGGATCCCGCGCGCGCTGCACGAGCACATCGACACCGCCTTCCCCGCCAACGTCTGTCTGGTCGCGACCGTGCTGCCCGACGGGTTCGCCCAGGTCACCCCGCGCGGCAGCACCATGGTCTACGACGACGAGCACCTCGCCCTCTGGGAGCGCGGCCAGGGCTCGACGAGCGCTTCGCTCGCCGACGGCGCGCGGGTGACCGTGTTCTTCCGCAAGCCTCAGCTCCGCGAGTCCGGGCTGCTGCCGCGCGGCGGGATCGCGCGCTTCTACGGGACCGCGGAGATCCACCGCACCGGCCCGGTATACGAGGAGGTCTGGCGGCGCCTCGTGCAGGCGGAGAAGGACCGCGATCCGGACCGGAAGGGATTCGCGGTGCTGATCTTCGTGCAGCGGGCCGAGGATCTGGGGGGCAGCCCGCTGCCCCTCGACTGA
- a CDS encoding PQQ-dependent catabolism-associated beta-propeller protein: MMPRRAGLALLSLTMLGAGAAPAAAEPLVYVSNERSNTVTVIDAASDKVVATIAVGNRPRGIGVSPDGKTVYVALGHDNAIAVVDAASRTVKGRFSAGSDPEAFAVSPDGARLYVSNEDANTASVIDTRTGKVLAVIPVGTEPEGVSVSPDGRLVYVTAETTHTISVIDTSALKTVGTILVGSRPRESAFTPDGQRAFVTAEIGGQVSVIDVAKKVVVSTLKLDRPGPKPKGVVVHPVGKWAYVANGGSNDVAVIDVEALKVAAFIPVGVRPWGIGITRDGKKLYVANGVSETVSVIDTESQKVVATVTAGKGPWGIAVGR, translated from the coding sequence ATGATGCCACGCCGGGCCGGGCTGGCGCTGCTGTCGCTGACGATGCTCGGAGCGGGCGCCGCGCCCGCGGCGGCCGAGCCGCTGGTGTACGTGTCCAACGAGCGCTCGAACACCGTCACGGTGATCGACGCCGCCTCCGACAAGGTGGTGGCCACCATCGCGGTGGGCAATCGGCCGCGGGGCATCGGGGTGAGCCCGGACGGCAAGACGGTCTACGTGGCGCTCGGACACGACAACGCGATCGCGGTGGTGGATGCGGCCTCGCGCACGGTGAAGGGGCGGTTCTCGGCGGGCTCGGATCCGGAGGCGTTCGCGGTCAGCCCGGACGGCGCCCGGCTCTACGTCTCCAACGAGGACGCCAACACCGCGTCCGTCATCGACACCAGGACCGGGAAGGTGCTCGCGGTGATACCCGTCGGCACCGAGCCGGAGGGCGTGTCGGTGAGCCCCGACGGGCGGCTCGTCTACGTCACCGCCGAGACCACGCACACGATCTCGGTGATCGATACCTCCGCCCTGAAGACGGTCGGCACGATCCTCGTCGGGAGCCGCCCGCGCGAGTCCGCCTTCACCCCCGACGGCCAGCGGGCCTTCGTCACCGCGGAGATCGGGGGGCAGGTGTCGGTGATCGACGTGGCGAAGAAGGTGGTCGTCTCGACGCTCAAGCTGGACCGCCCGGGCCCGAAGCCCAAGGGCGTCGTCGTCCACCCGGTCGGCAAGTGGGCCTACGTCGCCAACGGCGGGTCGAACGACGTGGCCGTCATCGACGTGGAGGCGCTGAAGGTCGCGGCGTTCATCCCGGTGGGTGTGCGCCCGTGGGGGATCGGCATCACCCGCGACGGCAAGAAGCTCTACGTGGCCAACGGCGTGTCCGAGACGGTCTCGGTGATCGACACCGAGAGCCAGAAGGTGGTGGCCACGGTGACGGCGGGGAAGGGGCCGTGGGGCATCGCGGTCGGACGATGA
- a CDS encoding ABC transporter substrate-binding protein produces the protein MTGRLGRRAFLASLSGGGAALLAARAACAEDVVTVGLLLPADAERATELSRGAALGLDDANALATLFAKRLRLEPETDRAGSSAGRVLDRTGTLAVVGGAGPGGGEALLQVAGAGIPVLNVGAPDDRLRNDACDRRAFHVTPSVSMYVDALTQILIEQRKLPRWSVVSDGSPRGAEVEAAARRSVARRGGSIGPDAAATDVLLLAVDDRGLDAAMARAIAEGRRPDRIAAIGESGMRVPAERAAGIWALGWHQELERFSARELNRRFRRRWNAPMTETAWAGWAAVKLVGEAVVRAGATDGAALVAFLESAPPFDGHKGEALTFRKWDHQLRQPLYVAGARKGEEIGGPLAPLAVLADVGGKNLDALGTAMTESRCRFAS, from the coding sequence GTGACCGGCCGGCTCGGCCGTCGTGCGTTTCTCGCCTCGCTCTCGGGCGGAGGCGCCGCGCTGCTGGCCGCCCGCGCCGCGTGCGCGGAGGACGTGGTGACGGTGGGCCTGCTGCTGCCCGCCGACGCGGAGCGAGCCACCGAATTGAGCCGCGGGGCCGCGCTCGGCCTCGACGACGCCAATGCCCTGGCCACGCTCTTCGCCAAGCGCCTGCGCCTCGAGCCGGAGACCGACCGCGCGGGCTCATCGGCCGGTCGCGTGCTGGACCGCACCGGCACGCTGGCGGTGGTCGGCGGCGCGGGTCCGGGCGGGGGCGAGGCGCTGCTCCAGGTGGCCGGCGCGGGGATCCCGGTTCTCAACGTCGGCGCGCCAGACGATCGGCTGCGCAACGACGCCTGCGACCGGCGCGCCTTCCACGTGACGCCCAGCGTGTCCATGTACGTCGACGCCCTCACCCAGATCCTGATCGAGCAGCGCAAGCTGCCGCGGTGGAGCGTGGTGAGCGACGGGTCGCCGCGCGGGGCCGAGGTCGAGGCGGCGGCGCGGCGCAGCGTGGCCCGCCGCGGCGGCAGCATCGGCCCGGACGCGGCCGCCACCGACGTCCTGTTGCTGGCCGTCGACGACCGCGGCCTGGACGCGGCGATGGCCCGGGCCATCGCGGAAGGCCGGCGGCCGGACCGCATCGCGGCCATCGGCGAGAGCGGGATGCGCGTGCCCGCCGAGCGCGCGGCGGGGATCTGGGCGCTCGGCTGGCATCAGGAGCTGGAGCGGTTCAGCGCCCGCGAGCTGAACCGGCGCTTCCGCCGCCGGTGGAATGCGCCGATGACCGAGACCGCGTGGGCCGGATGGGCCGCGGTCAAGCTGGTCGGCGAGGCGGTGGTGCGGGCCGGCGCCACGGACGGCGCGGCCCTCGTCGCGTTCCTGGAGTCGGCGCCGCCCTTCGACGGGCACAAGGGCGAGGCGCTGACGTTTCGAAAATGGGATCATCAATTGCGGCAGCCGCTCTACGTGGCGGGCGCGCGCAAGGGGGAGGAGATCGGCGGACCGCTCGCGCCGCTCGCGGTGCTGGCGGACGTCGGCGGCAAGAACCTCGACGCGCTCGGCACCGCGATGACGGAGAGCCGGTGCCGCTTCGCGTCCTGA
- a CDS encoding TQO small subunit DoxD translates to MLAAQAWLALLRVVVGAWFLKAVWTKLAMGLAWDVLPYPTVSPRFVAFHPKRVAEFAAGNPIGWYKDFLEHVVLPHAALFATLQVWGEVVVGIGLTIGLATRLTALVGLYLAVNFGLASQWMSFGQQGFHLLLVVSMVIFIGAGAGRAWGVDAALLRRAGPGGPRWLRLIA, encoded by the coding sequence ATGCTGGCCGCTCAAGCCTGGCTCGCATTGCTGCGCGTGGTCGTCGGTGCGTGGTTCCTCAAGGCGGTGTGGACCAAGCTCGCCATGGGACTCGCCTGGGACGTGCTGCCGTATCCGACGGTCTCGCCGCGCTTCGTCGCCTTTCATCCCAAGCGGGTCGCCGAGTTCGCGGCGGGCAATCCGATCGGCTGGTACAAGGATTTCCTGGAGCACGTCGTGCTGCCCCACGCGGCGCTCTTCGCGACGCTGCAGGTGTGGGGCGAGGTGGTGGTGGGCATCGGCCTCACCATCGGCCTCGCCACCCGGCTCACCGCACTGGTCGGCCTCTACCTGGCGGTGAACTTCGGGCTGGCCAGCCAGTGGATGAGCTTCGGTCAGCAGGGCTTTCATCTCCTGCTCGTGGTCTCGATGGTGATCTTCATCGGCGCGGGGGCGGGCCGCGCCTGGGGCGTCGACGCGGCGCTGCTGCGACGAGCGGGCCCGGGCGGGCCGCGATGGCTCCGGCTCATCGCGTGA
- the pqqA gene encoding pyrroloquinoline quinone precursor peptide PqqA, with protein MAWETPEFVEVKMDAEINSYQDDFEREPDDRF; from the coding sequence ATGGCCTGGGAAACCCCGGAATTCGTGGAAGTGAAGATGGACGCCGAGATCAATTCCTATCAGGACGACTTCGAGCGGGAGCCGGACGACCGCTTCTAG
- a CDS encoding sugar phosphate isomerase/epimerase — protein sequence MSPPSGPWARPGRRRFLATLVAVASGRMAGGRRAAAGPVPVIGVQLYTVRTLLGKDFEGTLAALATIGLREVEFAGYHGRPPEAVRDALARAGLTAPSAHVPLESVRDDLPRVLDGARVMGHRYLVVASLPEPQRTLDGYRAAADLFNRVGQQVQADGMQLAYHNHAFEFAARDGRLPYDILLERCDPRSVAFEMDLYWISRGGQDPLSYFARWPGRFPLVHVKDSGGPPNHRMSDVGAGRIPWKAIFARRQQAGIRHAFIEHDEPADPLASVRRSYEYLRRLEL from the coding sequence ATGTCACCCCCATCTGGACCATGGGCGCGGCCGGGCCGCCGGCGGTTCCTGGCCACCCTGGTCGCCGTCGCCTCCGGCCGGATGGCCGGCGGCCGGCGCGCAGCCGCCGGACCGGTGCCCGTCATCGGCGTGCAGCTCTACACGGTCCGCACCCTGCTGGGGAAGGACTTCGAGGGCACTCTGGCCGCCCTCGCGACCATCGGGCTCCGCGAGGTCGAGTTCGCGGGCTACCACGGTCGCCCCCCGGAGGCCGTCCGCGACGCCCTGGCTCGAGCCGGCCTCACCGCCCCGTCCGCGCATGTGCCGCTCGAATCCGTGCGCGACGATCTGCCGCGCGTGCTGGACGGGGCCCGCGTCATGGGCCACCGGTATCTCGTGGTGGCCTCGCTGCCCGAGCCCCAGCGAACCCTCGACGGCTATCGGGCGGCGGCCGACCTGTTCAACCGCGTGGGCCAGCAGGTGCAGGCCGACGGCATGCAGCTCGCCTATCACAACCACGCGTTCGAGTTCGCGGCTCGCGACGGCCGCCTGCCCTACGACATCCTGCTGGAGCGCTGCGACCCGCGCTCCGTGGCCTTCGAGATGGATCTGTACTGGATCAGCAGGGGCGGCCAGGATCCGCTGTCGTACTTCGCCCGCTGGCCCGGCCGTTTCCCGCTCGTGCACGTCAAGGACTCGGGCGGGCCGCCGAACCACCGCATGAGCGACGTCGGCGCGGGCCGCATCCCGTGGAAGGCGATCTTCGCCCGACGGCAGCAGGCCGGCATCCGCCACGCGTTCATCGAGCACGACGAGCCCGCCGACCCGCTCGCCAGTGTCCGGAGGAGCTATGAGTATCTGCGCCGCCTCGAGCTGTGA